The following proteins come from a genomic window of Spirochaetota bacterium:
- the secA gene encoding preprotein translocase subunit SecA, which translates to MGFFNFLINRNKSLLKKYETYLLKINQLENELQQLTRDDFLKKTEKFIKMLQNGEDLDNLIIEGAALVREASKRTIKLRHFDVQILGALALYDNKIAEMKTGEGKTLVATIPLYLHSLTGKACHLVTVNDYLAKRDALWMGPIYLYLGRTVGVITSDKAYEVKLNENGESYIYECSKKHAYSCDIVYGTNNEFGFDYLRDNMVIDLEQKVQRGHYYAIIDEVDSVLIDEARTPLIISGPSEKNIDIYKTINSILVKLLNSGEFNECSKDEDGQYLKEIVGNVERFIDDGEYRLDEKSRNVILTERGLLKIERELKNKKLIREDSSIFEPENINWVSHTEIAMKAHKLYHNEVDYLIKDRQILIIDEFTGRILPGRRYSGGLHQAIEAKEGVPIQQENQTLATISFQNYFRLYEKLAGMTGTAKTEEEEFYKIYKLEVVVIPTNKPLIRIDHPDRIYRTLKEKEKAIINEIKRAHQKGQPILVGTISVEKSERLSSLLKREGINHQVLNAKYHEKEAMIIKEAGKPYAVTIATNMAGRGTDIKLGGEDEKERDFVIKTGGLYVIGTERHEARRIDNQLVGRSGRQGDPGESRFFISLEDDLMRLFGSERLSTLLQSIGYEEDMPIEHPLITRAIEKAQKRVENRNFEIRKHLLEYDDVLNKQRVYIYNLRDKILKNENLDIIIKENLEEFLWDILNEKNIKKSISTNEKYEIIYFLNKSFNIKLEENSEKFQTEFSKIFDINSFINYLMEILLNILKVKFSNLNEEDNNFIKKAILLNSLDSSWKEHLLNIDGLEDSIAFQAYSGKDPLIIYKFESYKLFENLLKQFRESSIKLLFLLQISKTPTNLIKEDTYIPSSLNHQEVSPFSLNNNIKYNENINGLNNKVPPNLENRIISSEKKNINPYKNIGRNDPCPCGSGKKFKNCHGRFL; encoded by the coding sequence ATGGGATTTTTTAATTTTTTAATTAATAGAAATAAAAGTTTACTTAAAAAATATGAAACATATTTATTAAAAATAAACCAACTTGAAAATGAACTACAACAATTAACAAGGGATGACTTTTTAAAAAAAACAGAAAAATTTATTAAGATGTTACAAAATGGAGAAGATTTAGACAATTTAATTATAGAAGGAGCAGCACTAGTAAGAGAAGCTTCAAAAAGAACTATTAAACTAAGACATTTTGATGTACAGATTTTAGGTGCTCTTGCATTATATGATAATAAAATTGCTGAAATGAAAACTGGTGAAGGGAAAACACTTGTTGCTACTATTCCTTTATATTTGCATTCCTTAACTGGCAAAGCGTGTCATCTAGTAACAGTAAATGATTATCTTGCTAAAAGAGATGCTTTATGGATGGGGCCTATTTATCTTTATCTTGGTAGAACTGTAGGAGTTATTACTTCAGATAAAGCATATGAAGTAAAACTAAACGAAAATGGAGAATCATATATATATGAATGTTCCAAAAAGCATGCTTATAGTTGCGATATAGTATATGGTACAAATAATGAATTTGGTTTTGATTATTTAAGAGATAATATGGTAATAGATCTTGAGCAAAAAGTTCAAAGAGGGCACTATTATGCTATTATAGATGAAGTTGATTCTGTTCTTATTGATGAAGCAAGAACACCTCTAATTATTTCTGGTCCTTCTGAAAAAAATATTGATATTTACAAAACAATTAATTCCATTCTTGTTAAACTCTTAAACAGCGGAGAATTTAATGAATGTTCTAAAGATGAAGATGGTCAATACCTTAAAGAAATTGTTGGTAATGTAGAAAGGTTTATAGATGATGGAGAATACAGGCTAGATGAAAAAAGTAGAAATGTCATACTAACCGAAAGAGGACTTCTAAAAATTGAAAGAGAACTAAAGAATAAAAAACTTATTAGAGAAGACTCTTCTATATTTGAACCTGAAAATATAAATTGGGTATCACATACTGAAATAGCTATGAAAGCTCATAAATTATATCATAATGAAGTTGATTATCTCATTAAAGATAGACAAATTCTTATTATAGATGAATTTACTGGAAGAATACTTCCTGGAAGAAGATACTCTGGAGGATTACATCAAGCAATTGAAGCAAAAGAAGGAGTTCCAATTCAACAAGAAAATCAAACTTTAGCAACAATATCATTTCAAAACTATTTTAGACTTTATGAAAAACTTGCTGGTATGACAGGAACAGCTAAAACAGAAGAAGAAGAGTTTTATAAAATTTATAAACTTGAAGTTGTTGTGATACCAACAAATAAACCTCTAATAAGAATAGATCATCCAGATAGAATTTATAGAACATTAAAAGAAAAGGAAAAAGCTATTATTAATGAAATAAAAAGAGCACATCAAAAAGGACAACCAATATTAGTTGGAACAATTTCTGTTGAAAAATCAGAAAGGCTTTCTTCTTTACTCAAAAGAGAAGGAATAAATCATCAAGTTCTTAATGCTAAATATCATGAAAAGGAAGCAATGATAATAAAAGAAGCAGGAAAACCTTATGCTGTTACAATTGCAACAAATATGGCTGGTAGAGGAACAGATATAAAACTTGGAGGAGAGGATGAAAAAGAGAGAGATTTTGTTATCAAAACTGGTGGATTATATGTAATAGGAACTGAAAGACATGAAGCTAGAAGAATAGATAACCAATTAGTAGGTAGATCTGGAAGACAAGGAGATCCTGGTGAGTCTAGGTTTTTTATATCTTTAGAAGATGATCTTATGAGATTATTCGGCTCAGAAAGACTATCAACATTGCTTCAATCAATAGGATATGAAGAAGACATGCCAATTGAACATCCCCTAATAACTAGAGCTATTGAAAAAGCTCAAAAAAGGGTTGAAAATAGAAATTTTGAAATTAGAAAGCATCTTCTTGAATATGATGATGTTTTAAATAAACAGAGAGTTTATATATACAACTTGAGAGACAAAATCTTAAAAAATGAAAATCTCGATATTATCATAAAAGAAAACCTTGAAGAATTTTTGTGGGATATATTAAATGAAAAAAATATAAAAAAATCTATTTCTACAAATGAAAAATATGAAATTATTTACTTCTTAAACAAATCATTTAATATTAAATTAGAAGAAAATAGTGAAAAATTTCAAACTGAATTTTCAAAAATATTTGATATAAATTCTTTTATCAATTATTTAATGGAGATTTTATTAAATATCTTAAAAGTAAAATTTTCGAATTTGAATGAAGAAGATAATAACTTTATTAAAAAAGCTATATTACTTAATTCACTCGACTCTTCTTGGAAAGAACATCTATTAAATATAGATGGACTTGAAGATTCAATAGCATTCCAAGCATATTCAGGAAAGGATCCACTAATTATTTATAAATTTGAATCTTATAAACTTTTTGAAAATTTGTTAAAGCAATTTAGAGAATCCTCTATAAAACTGTTATTTTTGTTACAAATTTCAAAAACACCCACTAATCTTATAAAGGAAGATACATATATACCTTCCTCTCTCAATCACCAAGAAGTGTCACCTTTTTCTCTTAATAATAATATAAAATACAATGAAAATATTAATGGTTTAAATAATAAAGTACCACCTAATTTAGAAAACAGGATAATATCTTCTGAGAAAAAAAATATTAATCCATATAAAAACATAGGAAGAAACGATCCTTGTCCATGTGGTTCAGGCAAAAAATTTAAAAATTGCCATGGTAGATTTTTATAA
- a CDS encoding NAD(P)H-hydrate epimerase — protein MIVFSNDEIKSFENFLINSINFNPLILMENAASKLYYYLIKNKKNLLKNILIICGHGNNGGDGLALARKLIINNIKYGINQKIFNSLYILILNHDKYSNENIYQQNIINKFNKNYLKKFGIHILYFNNDEDLKYIVENINEITLFIDAILGFGTENELKYPFNKIIMYLNNFKTSKNIFTISIDVPSGIAENYDNISIKSDLVLCLAFYKLSLFLPFNRKKYEKIKLIDIEFPHNELINYTNLNKNNKNYLKSISKIYYVNKNFINYFIINKLKNIRSPFSNKGNFGKVYVFSSLLNTLGASIFSCLTSYSLGAGLTYLFIKDDFHNSSIKTTFPQIITYTYNKNLTYQTLENGNCFVIGPGFGDEKELLIKIFKTLLELKKDNLNGITKKFIILDADALNLISTDDKLKELMFCLSNLFSIIITPHLKEFSKFTGIEISNIIKNQLNILVDYSTKYNISILLKSFQSFAIIREDYNEFNNDNFENKINSKKYNTFLINKGCNSGLAKGGTGDLVAGAISAFLAQELNIFESVALVLYLFDNIEKYEKNYNISKFSYDYTFIINCLKKELYKLLGN, from the coding sequence ATGATAGTTTTTTCAAATGATGAAATTAAGAGTTTTGAAAATTTTCTTATAAATAGTATAAATTTCAATCCTTTAATTTTAATGGAGAATGCTGCTTCAAAATTATATTACTATTTAATAAAAAATAAAAAAAATTTACTAAAGAATATTTTAATAATTTGTGGTCATGGAAATAATGGAGGGGATGGATTAGCTCTTGCTAGAAAATTAATAATAAATAACATAAAATATGGTATAAATCAAAAAATATTTAACTCTCTTTACATCTTAATTTTAAATCATGATAAATACTCAAATGAAAATATTTATCAGCAAAATATAATAAATAAATTTAACAAAAATTATTTGAAAAAATTTGGAATTCACATTTTATATTTTAATAATGATGAGGATCTTAAATATATTGTTGAAAACATTAATGAAATAACTCTATTTATTGATGCAATACTTGGATTTGGTACGGAAAATGAGTTGAAATATCCTTTCAATAAAATAATTATGTATTTGAACAATTTTAAGACTAGTAAAAATATTTTTACAATTTCTATTGATGTACCTTCTGGGATTGCAGAGAATTATGACAATATTAGTATTAAATCAGATCTTGTTTTATGTTTAGCTTTTTATAAATTATCTTTATTTTTACCATTTAATAGAAAAAAATATGAAAAGATAAAACTTATTGATATTGAATTTCCGCATAATGAACTCATAAATTATACAAATTTAAATAAAAACAATAAAAATTATTTAAAATCAATCTCAAAAATTTATTATGTTAATAAAAATTTTATTAATTATTTTATTATTAATAAATTAAAAAATATTAGATCTCCTTTTTCTAATAAAGGTAATTTTGGAAAAGTTTACGTATTCTCTTCATTATTAAATACTCTTGGAGCTTCCATTTTTTCTTGTTTAACCTCTTATTCTTTAGGTGCTGGTTTAACTTATCTATTTATAAAAGACGATTTCCATAATTCATCTATTAAAACTACATTTCCTCAAATTATTACTTATACTTACAATAAAAATCTAACATATCAAACATTAGAAAACGGCAATTGCTTTGTTATTGGTCCAGGGTTCGGAGATGAAAAAGAATTGTTAATTAAAATATTTAAAACTTTATTAGAATTAAAAAAAGATAATTTAAATGGTATAACAAAAAAATTTATAATTTTAGATGCTGATGCTCTAAATCTTATATCAACTGATGATAAATTAAAAGAATTAATGTTTTGTCTTTCAAATTTATTCTCCATAATCATAACTCCTCACCTAAAAGAGTTTTCTAAATTTACTGGAATCGAAATTTCTAATATTATTAAAAATCAATTAAATATATTAGTAGATTATTCCACTAAATATAATATATCTATTTTGCTTAAAAGTTTTCAATCTTTTGCAATAATAAGAGAAGATTATAATGAATTTAATAATGACAATTTTGAAAATAAAATAAATAGCAAAAAATATAATACATTTCTTATTAATAAAGGTTGTAATTCAGGACTTGCAAAAGGTGGGACAGGAGATTTAGTTGCAGGTGCCATTTCCGCTTTTTTAGCTCAAGAACTAAATATATTTGAATCTGTTGCTTTAGTTCTTTATCTTTTTGATAATATAGAAAAATATGAAAAAAATTATAATATTTCAAAATTTTCATATGATTATACATTTATTATAAATTGCTTAAAAAAAGAGCTTTATAAACTTTTAGGAAATTAA
- a CDS encoding LptF/LptG family permease yields MSTKLPLKLNFYIIKKFFPPFIITSIFFLIIYVIVEFFDKMNYFIALNIPFKTIILYYLYYSPKIFYMLFPLSILFAVLFIISSMNQNNELLAIYSAGISNLQFTFLLIITVFILTFFIIITQDFYLPKLTKKRLKLEEIIFRKNITLDNVNISKRGLENNLIFVDIYNNSEKKIINVTIIYFNKNNDIEKQIKSSYAIYDENKQIWNFYNLYLFQFNEGKIISSYYPQKEIKLKENPEFFSRGITDIDTITLKEAIKNINYYRKFNIIDFENELKFWQKFSLPLGGFIISILAISIGTYLKRNVLIYSLLICLIIFGIFYWITNTFWNLGRRGFASAFIAAWIGDIIFLFINIITYKILKT; encoded by the coding sequence ATGTCGACTAAATTACCATTAAAATTGAACTTTTACATTATAAAAAAATTTTTCCCACCTTTTATTATTACATCAATATTTTTCTTAATAATTTATGTGATTGTTGAATTTTTTGACAAAATGAACTATTTCATAGCCTTAAATATTCCATTTAAAACTATTATTTTATATTATTTATATTACTCCCCAAAAATATTTTATATGCTTTTCCCTTTATCAATTCTTTTTGCAGTATTATTTATAATATCTTCAATGAATCAAAATAATGAACTATTAGCTATTTATTCCGCGGGAATATCTAACTTACAATTCACCTTTTTACTCATAATAACAGTATTTATTCTTACATTTTTTATTATTATTACACAAGATTTTTATTTACCAAAATTGACAAAAAAAAGATTAAAACTTGAAGAAATTATTTTTAGAAAGAATATAACACTTGATAATGTTAACATTTCAAAAAGAGGTCTTGAAAATAATCTTATATTTGTTGACATATATAATAATTCTGAAAAAAAGATAATTAATGTTACAATTATTTATTTTAATAAAAACAATGATATAGAAAAACAAATAAAATCATCTTATGCTATTTACGATGAAAACAAACAAATATGGAATTTTTATAATCTTTATTTATTTCAATTTAATGAAGGTAAAATAATAAGCAGTTATTATCCACAAAAAGAGATTAAATTAAAAGAAAATCCAGAATTTTTTTCAAGAGGTATTACTGATATTGATACAATTACATTAAAAGAAGCTATTAAAAACATTAATTATTATAGAAAATTTAATATAATTGATTTCGAAAATGAATTAAAATTTTGGCAAAAATTTTCATTACCTTTAGGTGGTTTTATTATATCCATTTTAGCTATTTCTATCGGAACATATTTAAAAAGGAATGTATTAATATATTCTCTACTAATATGTTTAATAATATTTGGTATATTTTATTGGATAACAAATACTTTCTGGAATTTAGGTAGAAGAGGATTTGCATCTGCCTTTATTGCTGCATGGATTGGTGACATAATTTTCCTTTTTATTAATATTATAACTTATAAAATTTTAAAAACATAA
- the yihA gene encoding ribosome biogenesis GTP-binding protein YihA/YsxC, producing MENLFKNVKLIKTVYKIEDFGEFKHKYDFLIFGRSNSGKSSFINSLINRKNFAFVSKKPGKTSSINFFLINNLFCLVDMPGYGYSKTSNLIKKNWNDILNFYFNNIKTIKYSFFLHDIRREFDELDFELINFLKFYKIPIFYIISKCDKETKSRLLIKEKHFLEILNVTNDNLILFSSLKKIGLNKVENIFKNIIF from the coding sequence ATGGAAAATTTATTCAAGAATGTAAAACTTATTAAAACAGTTTATAAAATTGAAGATTTTGGAGAATTCAAACATAAATATGATTTTCTCATATTTGGAAGATCTAATTCAGGAAAATCATCATTTATTAATTCTTTAATAAATAGAAAAAATTTTGCTTTTGTTTCAAAAAAACCAGGTAAAACATCATCTATAAATTTTTTTCTTATTAATAACTTGTTTTGTTTAGTTGATATGCCGGGATATGGATACAGTAAAACAAGCAATCTAATAAAAAAAAATTGGAATGATATTTTAAATTTTTATTTTAATAACATTAAGACCATTAAGTATTCCTTTTTTTTACATGATATTAGAAGAGAATTTGATGAATTAGATTTTGAATTAATTAATTTTCTTAAATTTTACAAAATTCCCATTTTTTATATCATTTCAAAATGTGATAAAGAAACAAAAAGTAGACTTCTAATAAAAGAAAAACATTTTTTAGAAATTTTAAATGTAACTAATGATAACTTAATACTTTTTTCATCTTTAAAAAAAATAGGTTTGAATAAAGTTGAAAATATTTTTAAAAATATCATATTTTGA
- the murJ gene encoding murein biosynthesis integral membrane protein MurJ, which translates to MEKKRNRIKDLFRSSIAIIISRILGLLRDAFTTHYFSLNTLDAFTAAFKIPNTFRSLFAEGSLNNSFVPIYCSIENDKDKEEYLSSFFTNFFIILFFSVLFLIIIADKFVPFLVYGFSSFSLEKTNLTILYTRYFFIYLFFISIVSFIAAILNAGFHFFSSYFNQVYFNFTFIIIIIISLLLKKLNNYTLIYCVVISGLTQMLIMFLFLIKYKIKIKFKINFKNIYLKESWKLFLTSLISSSAYQINILFSTFFLSFFQGANTYTYIAQRLYLLPVGLFSEAFSQVFLAYFSHSKEISKKDEELNYSLRLSFFISLPIIAYFLAFSEQILKILFFHGKYTINDIYYSNYLLMFYMPGMLFVSLNKTFVSYYYSLKKIRFPVINSILSIIIFIILNIILMPFFKLYTVAISNTISLILQTSFFNIVYRTYNKNNKTKINIEKTISIIKYFLINLMLFILFYILNKNFKIVNPIKLNFESLKVFITFCFLSFSFFILFILSSLLIKNEEIKVILNIFLKKFENKNRKDLEK; encoded by the coding sequence ATGGAAAAAAAAAGAAATAGAATTAAAGATTTATTTAGATCATCAATAGCAATTATTATCTCTAGAATATTAGGTTTACTAAGAGATGCTTTTACAACTCACTATTTTTCACTAAATACATTAGATGCATTTACTGCAGCTTTTAAAATACCTAATACTTTTAGATCCCTATTTGCTGAAGGATCACTAAATAACTCATTTGTTCCTATTTACTGCTCCATAGAAAATGATAAAGATAAAGAGGAATATTTAAGTTCCTTTTTTACTAATTTTTTTATAATACTTTTCTTTTCTGTTCTTTTCTTAATTATAATTGCAGACAAGTTTGTTCCATTTTTAGTTTATGGTTTTTCAAGCTTTAGTTTAGAAAAAACAAACCTAACTATTTTATATACTAGATATTTTTTTATCTATCTATTTTTTATTTCAATAGTTTCATTTATCGCTGCAATTCTAAACGCAGGATTTCATTTTTTTTCTTCTTATTTTAATCAGGTCTATTTTAATTTTACATTTATTATTATTATTATTATATCGCTTTTATTAAAAAAATTGAATAATTATACACTTATTTACTGTGTTGTTATAAGTGGATTAACTCAAATGCTTATAATGTTTCTTTTTCTAATTAAGTATAAAATAAAAATAAAGTTTAAAATAAATTTTAAAAATATTTATTTAAAGGAATCTTGGAAACTTTTCTTAACATCGCTTATATCATCATCTGCTTATCAAATTAATATTTTGTTTTCAACATTTTTTTTATCATTTTTTCAAGGAGCAAACACTTATACTTATATTGCTCAAAGACTTTATCTTCTTCCTGTAGGGCTATTTTCTGAAGCTTTTTCTCAAGTCTTCTTAGCTTATTTTTCCCACTCTAAAGAAATATCAAAAAAAGATGAAGAATTGAACTATTCATTAAGGTTATCATTTTTCATTTCTTTACCTATTATCGCTTATTTCCTTGCTTTTAGTGAACAAATATTAAAGATTTTATTTTTTCATGGAAAATACACTATTAATGATATATATTATTCAAATTATTTGCTTATGTTTTATATGCCTGGAATGCTTTTCGTTTCTTTAAATAAAACATTTGTATCTTACTATTATTCATTAAAAAAAATTCGATTTCCAGTTATTAACAGTATTCTATCTATTATAATTTTTATTATTCTAAATATAATTTTAATGCCATTTTTTAAACTTTATACTGTAGCAATTTCAAACACTATTTCTTTAATATTACAAACATCTTTTTTTAATATTGTATATAGAACCTACAATAAAAACAATAAAACTAAAATAAACATAGAAAAAACTATTTCTATAATAAAATATTTTTTAATTAATTTAATGCTTTTCATTTTATTTTATATTTTGAATAAAAATTTTAAAATAGTAAATCCCATAAAGTTAAATTTTGAATCTTTAAAAGTTTTTATAACATTCTGTTTTTTAAGTTTTTCCTTTTTTATACTTTTCATTTTATCAAGTCTTTTAATTAAAAATGAAGAAATAAAAGTTATTTTAAATATTTTTTTAAAAAAATTTGAAAATAAAAAT
- a CDS encoding DUF503 domain-containing protein has protein sequence MHVLLIKFYINIEESKSLKDKRRIVKSLIESTREKFKISIAEVGLLDDLTNSIIGLVAVSNSYEFLSKLSQNIENFVNSYYPGRLIKIDKWIENVD, from the coding sequence ATGCATGTTTTATTAATAAAATTTTATATAAATATTGAAGAATCTAAATCATTAAAAGATAAAAGAAGAATAGTAAAATCTTTAATTGAATCAACAAGAGAAAAGTTTAAAATATCTATAGCGGAAGTAGGCTTACTTGACGATTTAACAAATAGTATTATTGGACTTGTAGCTGTTTCAAATTCATATGAATTTTTAAGTAAACTTTCTCAAAATATAGAAAATTTTGTAAATTCATACTACCCAGGAAGATTAATTAAAATTGATAAGTGGATTGAAAATGTCGACTAA